The genomic region tactttaaaattgtgttttcaaaagcggtagtccgaaagtcggactacgcacgtcatcaattgcgatgttgcctttttctcttcatggcttgttaagtaaaggtggctatgacactatgcattttcttgtatcatttctaatatcgtttctgatatcgtttcttgtatacattttcttgtatcatttcttgtacgtacatttgtgccctgtatgacactatcatagccacctttactttacaagccatgaagttgaaacttggcaacatctaagcgtagaccggttaattctgacagttctcatatatttttaaatgtttttaaataatattcactgtatttacagaaaaacttaaacattttacaatatttcgtgctccaaattataaagaatattaaaaggtatgtattaagatgattttagttcaatataatatatttttatataatatattttatagtataatatatttttatataaacttacgtgcatatagaaatgcgtccacttaaaatttttgtcatttttgatgtcttatatttactaaacctgttggccgattcaagtgatttttttaatatgttatagcctgattctttaacaataccgctgtaataatattgttgctaagcagttaattttttattgtataacgggcatttataaaatagtgaaattaaaactcaactatagcctcaggttttcttaacattctgttttttattcattcgcttatgttggataataaataaaagttagctactttaactatataatatgtcttttatcaatacagggtgtttctaaataagtgcgacaaactttaaagggaaagtaacaaaattcaaaattttgacccctgtcaaaattttcaatgtattttaaatgtaatcatttttttcgaatcttgaaaaatctaataagtatttttgaaaaatttaaacgcagaatgaaagattactttatcaccgagggccgaaagtcccttagaatgaatattccatagggtgatgcgaactttgaaaaaaaaagacactttaattcgtacacccggtatatatacaatgaaaatttacttatttagcaacaatattattacaggggtattgttaaagaatcaggctataacatattaaaaaatcaatttaaatcggccaacaggttcgggaaatacgagacatcaaaaaggACCAAATTTTTGAGTGGGCTgatttctatgcacgcaagtttatataaatttCTTTAAGTTTGGTATTTTACATACGGCATACCTacttataatttttgtttttgtagaTGCCAAGCCGTTGCTGTGTGCCAGAGTGCAAAAGCAATTACGATAGcagtcttaaaaagaatgaacaACCAGAAAGCACTTTTTTATTTCCAAAGGATCCAAAGCTGCGAGAACTTTGGTTACAGTGTATCCACAGGAAAAATTTTGTTATTGGAACATCAGCGGTAGTATGTGCCAAACATTTTTATTCTGATGACATCGAGAGAGTTAGAGAATGGGTAGATAAGGAAGGCAACAAACATGTAGAGAAATTAACGAATCCTAAGTTAAAACCTTCTGCAGTTCCTCGCATTTTTCCAAttcaggatgtttctaaataagtgcgaaaaactttaaagggaaaggaacaaaatgcaaaattttgacgcctgtcaaaattttcagtgtattttaaatgcaaacattttttcgaattctgagaaaactaataagtatttttgaaaaatttaaacgctgaatgaaagattactttattaccgagggccgaaagtcccttagaatgaatgaaAGGTTGTTTTTGAATGgcatatttaaaactaaaaatcacactaaattttcttaatttttcgcccctgtaacttattaaaataaacatagaagttttcagggactttcggccctcggtcctaacgtaatctttcattctgcgtttaaatttttgaaaaatactcattagttttcttaggattcgaaaaaaattaatcccatgtatattcttgttattggtttttttttgtataataaacgttacttacaaggaagtactttaattttattttgtacaaacttctaattaataatattttcttgttcgactcaaaaaatactataaattttaccagaatttctactttaaaattgtgttttcaaaagcggtagtccgaaagtcggactacgcacgtcatcaattgcgatgttgcctttttctcttcatggcttgtaaagtaaaggtggctatgacactatgcaagttcttgtatccaaaactgtatgaaattcggcacgtgattggtcgaaattttgtttgtcaccctgtcacgttacattggtatggtatggtagtactgcgtctacagctgattttaaggattttataaaatttataaacttttaaaaaccaatattttaatgttataataactagaatttttacgttgacttgattatttgtgttttttattttgttttgatatttgtgctaaaatatttgcattataattatcttcagtttgatccaaattggaactattgtattttcctctattaaaaaattatgcaatatgaaacccaaagttattctaaataaatggttattagtagaacagtagtccataccaaacggtatattaagtatcaataaaatatttataaataatacctacaaaacacaaataaattcatcaagacataaatcatatgatctcattttcagccgccattatgacatttagaagttttaccagcaggttttacgtttttgctctctgcgcagaaattggcgcagttattgtacaagaatctgtgcctgacacaaattcttgtatcgtttctgtatctgtgtatgacactattggccatgagccgatgggtagaggggatttgacagctttctccagcgctgttagtggcagttttgtgcatttatctgataaatttaaatggcGCGCCATGGGTAGAGGAGAGGGGATTTGACGGTTTTCGCCACAGCTGTTAGTGCaacgttgccacatttagtagatttctacttttttggtagatttttgatattttttaaaaaattctagtaggcaatattttttagtagatttttggtatatttcaacattttcttatgactaaaataaaatttgctttttaatagtatttaccccatttctaaattaatttttagacattttgttacaatttcccaatgtcattaccgaaaataagattcaggggtgggattctgtgtacaatcgctaacaaccgccgaccgctttctatcaatgtcaatatatttgaatttttagttttaattcaaatattttcttgttttacaagtatcacttcagcatcaactagcaaaactagaaaataattcaattaaaactaaaaattcaaatattttcacgacaattgacatcgatagaaagcgaagtgtagatatctacagtgcacggaatctagccccaggacgtagatgatgaatattaaacagaaatgaaactggattctggtgtaacaaacttgcagatttcaagtagcagtgcaatcagtacctatttcaggtgttattgaagagttctggtattcggtggtcggtgagcctgttagaagctaacgatggaaaactaaaatatctaaagtccactttacatcaacaataaattggacaagaaattgaccaagttattcaaggccaaatttgacgtgtaaaagcacactttgacatctaagtttgttcgttataaacttcacgtgaagaaattgacgaaaaagaaaattgttctattttttcatttatttggcgtgaattcagtgtcaccaacctgtgtccatttggcgggaagtggaagtagagctgtagagctttttgtttattattatttgttgaggttgagtctttcatgttcatgacaacctaaaaattttgattggaaaatgcatataagataagggggtgggaaaatggaaattagtggcttttttgcagttctgtctgttagttttgctctggctgggtctcttttgtttaaacaattatgtaagtattataaaaacgttttcaattttctgtattctttaggaaacgaattatttatgcatattattacctgtaaatagtagtacctatttcctatttcttttgatttttaattgtaaagaatagaaaaattaccattcattttaattttttagaatcagctgaaagtggtctacaaaaaaaccaggaaggaaacgtattatagccttgttgtggctatgaaaggcaaaagaaagatacctataaaaagtgtattgactagttggaagaaactccacattgtcgatgcataataagatattactttataaacaaatatcaagacctaggaatggaacctggataatatagtcatcaagaagatagcaggaggtcatgagcaacaacaacttcataagtatgagaatattgaggaaatccagctcctcgatatctactactggacaaactagaagattgaagaggacaaagccttttgaactagtttgagtgataggtgatagtgaaaagcagagcgtagtgcttgtgtgcctgtgtatgttagaatagtgcacgatcttgttagattagataagagacgctatagggtaagctcttcattttaaggaacagtagtaatttaggttaaattaaaattgctcattggtcagttatgaccagattgtaattctctgatgtttggcaaaaagggctgaagtcagaattgcacatcaataatgttttgatgatttctggaccataaaaaaagtgttgcagacttaaactgtatgtaccaataaaaagagccgatttttctggtccagaaatcatcaaaacattatcgatgtgcaattctgacttaagccctttttcccaaacatcagagaattgcaatgtacaattcaatacaaatgaatcatcatcgtagtgatgattatggaaaaaaatatatatatatagaaatatatatattttgtgcaataaaaatgtttatatttatcaaggatgtattatttggtatggccacatatacttctggtatatcgtcggtgatgtgacaatacctcctatctgctttttcatgaattttgtaggagacgaaaaaccatttttagggtcatctgttttcacatgtaaattttgacatgttttgtagtaaatagataattgaatttactacaaaacatgtcaaaaaatatcatatgaaaacaggaggtgactgtaaaaaaagtttttagtctctcttacaaaatggttaacagttaatagagagacagataatcgaggttccactgtatagtgaaatttggacacccgacaccccatacaaattttatgggggttttgttcgtttaaaccccccccccccaaacttttgtgtaagttacaattgaattattattgtggtactattaaacacaatgtttttaaaacttttttgcctcttagtacttttttgaagtcagtttttatcgtgatattttgaatatttgtcaaatccaccacatatttgtatatggttaagtacgattgtagagactaataatatgaaaatttatttatgatttacatttttaggtatattttgaaccattttaaaaagaagccatatcttgataaaaagagctttatcgaaaaaatagaaagaggtaaaaaagttttaaaaacacagtgtttaaataatggtaccgcagaaataatttaattggaacgtacccaaaagtttgggggggttaaagggaacaaaacccccataaaatttttatggggtgcacaaatttcactataatttttctttaagatgttactgcaataatattgcttcatgtccattttcaataaaaaatctttaatagttttcgatatattcgaaaaaatcgaattttcattttgtatcttcaaagggctgtaactttttttgtgtgcatatttgtactaaggtaagttaggttcattcaaattatttttggtcccagaatatgtgatttaatttacgaccaatcttttcgggacaccctgtataataaatgggattagctggcttaaaaattcataatctacgttctgtagaaaatatacagtttttggtttctttttaactagatcttaatatctaaccaagcattttaagacctttttattattttttcgatgatatattcatgtttttagtttgttcaaaatattctagatgattgtacactataatagatagccaactaaataaacacaaaaattttatttttgttacagcctgtatataagtttacctatatatacagtgcattacgcaccaccttaaaaattgggcatttttgatgtctcgaatttcctaaacctgttgtcccatctaagtgatttttttataataatatagcctgaggctataggttactgccttatgcttgtcatgcacggggagctatactgtaatatatattatatcacgtcgctctctatagtaatgagtgagcctgcacatacggaaccattagttccctgtctgcaggctcactcattactatagagagcgatatgatataatatacatatattacagtatagctaccagtgcatgacaagcttaaggatgtaacctatagcctaggctatattataaaaaaatcactcagatgagacaacaggtttagaaaattcgagacatcaaaaatgccctatttttaaggtggtgcgttaatttcttggagaagtgtattgtaatttaatgtaaataatgtaatatccaataattgtaatttaatataagatgtaatataagttccttaaaaatatattttttatttcccaccatacattctccacaggtctaaatatcgatgctagacgtccaccggaggtcctctcaggacgttagatggacgttcggcagcaagacattggaccaaactgggacatcctatgaaggtccaattgacattcactgaacgtcccctcggacgttaggtggatgtttggcaacgtggcatttggaccaaaataggacgtcctgttaaggtccaatttacgtcccctaggacgtccgattaaggtccaatgtacgtcccttcggaccttaagtggacgtccaacagacattcggtagcgcgacatttggaccaaaataggacgttccttggacgaaaacggacctccctaaagtctgtgaaggacatccttgtgctattagggatgtaggtatatagtatctttattctattatattctactctatttcaAACCTATTCTATCCCAGacagcacaagtacgttttatggacatccaatggacgtacatctgtgtacattggaacgtccaatggacgtcccgataaggtacaatggacatccgatggacgtccaacgaatgtccagagttcacaaaattggacgtccatagaacgtccgctacaaacgtacattgtacgttgtattgaagctttcagtgtacaccttatgtacattcaatgtacgtcttatggacatttgtagggcacttttcagaaagaaaTCTGGTATctataattttgtgaatacatagcaaaaagcctttataggaaatagttccttataatactaaacttatacttaaaaatattacacaaaagacctttttatttctctttactataacttcattttaatatatactttattataggaactaggaacttcattaatgcacgactgcacttgcacgataaacagaaaacacaaatatatcacaggatgtattttcataaaaacgagattcagataatgacgccctaggataagcatgcacattaaaagaggtttaatctctattctgtttctgttccaaactatttttagagtcagtaccgttgttgtatattacaagcgcgtttgccattctgtgaattatcataaataaaccatccttcagtattccacaacaattaacagcgataatcccctaaaagtacctgtataatactacctttcacgaccgatagcgcgaagagcgacaacgttgtcaagaagattctcatttagtttgtattgggacttaatataatagttgcgttttgtgtaaaatatccatggaccacaaatggatgtccaatgtacgttgaaatccaacgtccaatggacgtcccgtaatgtacgtacatagtacgtccagttttggtccatggacgtttggactttaaatgtacgttatatggacgtacatcggacgttgtgtgctatatgggatataagtatctacacattacacctattatcatcatcatcattctctttgccttatccctatgcagtgtcggcttccctaattgcatttctccacacaattctatcttgagtcatatcaatgttaatcccctttaccaacatgtcctgccttatcgtcttctttggtcttcctctcctactccttccaggaatctgcacttcagctattcttcgtattgggtgattaacgtctcgatgttgaacatgaccaaaccatcttaacctatgctctctcattttggcatcaattggtgccacacctagacttcccctaatatactcatatctaattttatccttctttgtcactccactcatccatctaagcattctcatttccaccacatgcattcgttgttccgctttctttttcactgcccaacattcagttccgcgcatcatagccggtcttgtggctgttttatagaattttcccttcagcttcattggaatttttctgtcacaacacaccactcgcttctttccacttcatccatccagccctaattctactgcatgcatctccatctatttctccattactctgtaataccgatcctaggtacttaaaactattgcttttcacaatcatttcacctattatattatattttactttattctatactatatatctattctaatctatctatatatttcatttaatctgttacattctactctattctgttttaaatcaaatactttattagtaagtatctacatatatattacatctattctattatattctactctattctatttcagtttattttatactatatatctattctaatctatctctctattttatttattttattaatctgttctattctattctgtttcaaatcaaacactttactcaaacaaagaaacaaacgacattcaaaagcttctaataaaaaaatcattgcattggtactactgaaaatattgacatttttacaacatttattccaagttccttcaatttttttgaggacaagaaaattttgctttcaagaaattcacgaatttattggcgtcaagttaataacgaacaaacttggatgtcaaattgtgctttgagaacacgtcaaatttggccttgaataacttggtcaatttattgttcaatttattgttgatgtaaagtgcacttaaggcccggtcttttcacctccgaataaaagttattcggaggttatttgacagatttacatgtaatctgccggataaacttcctaataaatatttattcggaggtgaaaagaccgggcctaattaTAAtgtatgtaactttgcaaaacaacaaatgttgtgtttgcgtgtttctaatgtaaaatgcgaaataattgtttgaagaatgtgatccagatatgcagatgttaaaatcagtggatgacaaaatattatatataaatattaaatatgaaactgataaaaattaattatagttggtcattttgttccccagttaaaatataaaaaagtttggtttttgtttacaaacagtcatattaatttctagttaaactccctctgtggctcagtagtAAGAGCGCCTActtttggatcgaaaggtccgaatgatCGTGAGTTTGAATttcaccagggtagagaatttttcgtttattataaattaataaatgaaaatagtttctatccttgggggatcggtacccaccggagggaccgcagacgttcggatacaattagcgtctctgcaaagacaatgacatcgactttccaaagtaacaagacacttactcaacacacacactacacataaagtctactttacactacatgatttatcacgtgatttatcatatgattttgcccatgacgagccgcatgacaatgcttatgataaaacacaatgcttatggcaaaatcatatgacaaatcacacagtgtaaacatgtaaattttactctatgaccaaatcatatgacaaatcacatgataaatcatgtaatgtaaagtcgacttaacactagctacctaattggtaaaatccactgtaccatcaccatgccaatgcccattagttgtcgaggcattagctaaataaaaaaaatttctagttagtcagctgttatttttattataaaaagtcataaattatatacaaatatattaataaagttttatagtatattttagtttttgataagtagattttagacaagaatctacaggtcgagcaagtctcgtaaatttcacgattgcgagccacgcttcacgcaaccgtgtttgcgtacttgtgtttcgagttgcgtggtcgtacggagttatatttaccaaatttaaatataatcgttttcaaaattaaatcaatatgtcaatatggctactgggtgtaaaagataaatcttattctatctgttcttaatgagttttagataattttagttgtatttctttgtaattttgtgttgtacaaagattaatttaacattttctctggaagtattaatttagaaagataatatgcttcattggtgttgtgttttgaagtgtgaaatgtgataaagtcaagataaagttcacttttaaactgaactaaataaggtatctgagagacaacaatggttaaatgcaatacaatgtacaggttttactagcgaaatgaaaattttcctgtcctgtctgctgtaatcattttatatctggtaagttacaattacaacagtaacgatttttgaagatgttaacattttaatcttataggaaaaccagccgacttaatcgataataacaatctccagattgggttccttcaataaatatgatctataaacacaatgaaataagttccccaaaatctaaaatggagtggtatcaaaggagaattaaagggaaaaatattcatattgaaattatttataaggcactggactgtcttaaattctacaataatactaggtgggtaaatgattttagacatttttcattaagagtagattaagattaagtagattttcattcagtagatttaagacttgtttacacgggtagagtaatgatgcaagtacttgatagagtagagtaactctacctgtaaaaatgctcagcacagtagaatagctggtagagtgtatagttggagttaaagtagagtgactagcaacctatggcaaagtaactactctatgaccaccactactgccaaaatgtctactcggctgcacactctacccatggaacacgctcaattatggcagaatagagtaggtaggagagtacatgggggcgctgtcattctggctggaattgtgttttgtgtaaatagtgaaaatgaagttcaccgaagatgaaactttaaaacttgtagagctataatacggcgaataccagtgtttatggaatttaggtagtgtatactacagaaataaaagtttgcagcaagctgcggaggatgaaatcgtcgaaagaatggcaaagggggctttggagtaaacaagcttaagcaaaaaattaagaatttaaggtgcacttataatcaagagtgtttaaaaatacaaaaatcggtttcactatactagcatcagtactatacttgtactctgctcatgtgaatggtatcaagccatttttggtagagtactaccactactctactctcctcaaaactctacccatgtaaacaagtctttagaaacagtggaaaatgaggtagctagtagagtagtagtagagtaaaatatactggtttagcaaattacaatgttttaaggtaatacagtagcgataaacaggtagccaaaacgtgttccaagattgtcactgtaattttgaatattttttcgaggcatttggcacacgtattcgtaaaataataaagaatggcggtacagagcccaatttgaaaaatatattaatatgtggaaattactctgtaattatacaatatttaaaaaatgagcctgtaccgccattaagaagaacaaaaaaatacactttcttcaaataaacttttttatccgatgcctagattttgtgtaattttggaactactaaagaaataaaaaattttagtagttccaaaataacacaaaatcggataaaaaagttgtatttgaaaaaagtgtatttttttgttcttcttaatggcggtacaagctcgttttttttatattgtatttaattacaaagtaatttccacatattaatatatttttcaaattgggctctgtaccgccattctttattatattacgaatatgtgtgccaaatatcttgaaaaaatattcaaaattacagccgcaatcttggaacacattttcgctacctgttgatctatactgtttcctcttaagatagttttaatagttatttatgatataagtattaaattttaagacgcgcatgtgaaagttaacttgaaaaaataattttattaatgttttgacttccacatcagatgtcattgtcaaaatacaaaatattcattattattaggtttgttctagcaaacagtcaaactagtcaaaaaccatcagcaaacagttggtcagtaaaagaacataatacagtcaccagtgcgatcccctctactcgcgctggtccactattcgctgatggtttcaaactgatgctagaacaaacctattattattatacatatcaTTATCtctaaataatatttcttctgattgtt from Diabrotica virgifera virgifera chromosome 3, PGI_DIABVI_V3a harbors:
- the LOC126881415 gene encoding THAP domain-containing protein 2-like, which codes for MPSRCCVPECKSNYDSSLKKNEQPESTFLFPKDPKLRELWLQCIHRKNFVIGTSAVVCAKHFYSDDIERVREWVDKEGNKHVEKLTNPKLKPSAVPRIFPIQDVSK